DNA from Rosa rugosa chromosome 6, drRosRugo1.1, whole genome shotgun sequence:
GTTGAAGATAATATGTTCTTGTTCAACAAACGTGGAATTAGTGATGTATATAACCATTGTGGCCTTGTGGGTTCTCTGCGTCACATTTCTTCAAGTCACTGGCTCGCACTTTGTTTTTGTTAAGTCAACGTGTGCTTGAGGTTACCTCATTGGTGGAACTTTGCAAGATTGTTTTAAGCTGTTTGCTTTACTCGTATTTGCAGATTCTGATTCTTGTTCTGAAGAGGAGTTTTTGGCTAAGAAGAAACCTCAGAAAGAGAAGGCACGGCACAGACAACTTAGAAAGACGTACGTAATAAGTGATTCAGAAGTTGAAAGTGAAAATGGTGATGACGACAATCACCCAATTTCCTCTTTGGTTAAGACAAAATCATCCACTGTTGAGAATGCAATACAGGAAATGGAAGAAAAAGTTGACAAGGGAACTGTTGATACCAGCAACAAGAAGGCAGTGGATGATTTTGCTACTGAATCAATTAGACATGCTGATGATGTACTTGTAGATGGTCAGTTGAAGAGGTATTTCTCCCGTTTAACTGATACACAAGGGAATGTTACTTGTGGGAACTGGTTCTCAAACAATTCCCTCAAGACATGCTGATAAGTTTATAAAGTTATTAGCCTGTTTTAAGATGTCAATGCTTATCACCTAGGGGAGTTTCTTCTTATAAAATTCAATTAATCTATTGAATTATTGATCCATGTGTTGGCAACTTTAACTGCAGGCAATTGGACCTGCCAGTTGATCTGTCTTCTAAAGTAGACCTTGAAAATGGGGGaaagccaaaaagaaaaaggaaagaatgGCTGCAGGAGGAGAAAACAGTTGAAGCTGATGTCCTTAATAAAGAGGATGAAGCCCAGAAAAATGAGGCAAAAGCTGAAAATAGGAACCAGAATGGACAACTGATGGCAGTAAACCATAGGTGAGTCCTTTTCCTTTCTTTGCCTTAAATTTGGTATATCCTCACTCATGATGCTATACTTTATGGTTGAAGAATATAGTGAAGATGATGTTTTTTGGTCTTAATTTTTGTTATATGTGCTCGAGCAGCGGAGCTGAAATGCCAGATAACTTATCTTTGCCTTCCGCGGAGGTTGGCCTTGGAAATAGTGATAaaccaaagaagaaaaggaagaagcgGGTGGAGGAGAAAACAGCTGAGGTTATCTGTACTAACCCTGGTAATGATATAAAAGAGGATGAGGCAAAGGGTGACTTCTGCTTGGATCCACCACTCAAAAGTGAACAAAATCAGAAGTCAGCCAAGGATGAGTGAGTACTGTTGTGTTCTTTGAAGCattttttatataaatattCCAAGGAACATAATCTCTTACTTCAGGTTTGTCTCAATGTCACAAGTATATTAGTCTGATCCCCACATGGTCTGGGAAATAGCATGAGAAGAGTTGTAATATGCACATCCATTATGCCCATTTGCATCTGCACACATGCACTGAGCCACTGAGGGCATTCTTTGACGCTCAATAGTAAACACGTGCATGCACACTTAGATATTTCATCTTTCGAAATGATGCAATTACTACCAAGGTCTTCATCAAATATTTGTTGTCCATATCATCTCCTACATGGGTAAAATAGGCAGTTGAGAATCTCCCTCTTGCAAACAATTTCATTGTCTCTGCTGTCTCTGCTAGAAGTATAGATTGTATATCTATGTGTGCTTGCTTGCCCATGTGTGATTTTGTAACAATTTTGTTATATGATTAAGTACAACATTTGGCCGTTCATTTTTTCAGGGGTTTTGGCCATGACTCCCATAAACTTGTTGATGAACCTGATGAAAAGAAagtcaaaaagaagaagaagaagaaaagcaaaACCCAATCACATGGAGAAACCGTGAACACAGATATAGCTCTCTTGTCAGTAGAAGAGAAGGTCACATCTCCCGTGGAGAATGAGGCCAATTATGTCGATGCTAAATCATCTGAAGTTAGAACCGTCCCCAGTGGATTACACATTGAGGAGTTAGAAGCAGGAGAACCAAATGGCAAAGTTGCAACCTCTGGGAAAAAGGCATGTGCTCCATATTTGTTCTTATTGACATTAACTTTTAATGTTGTTTGTGTGGCCGTAGCATATCAACGCAGAATTGTAGTCAACCTTACTTAGAACATTTCTGCTACAGaaaagataatgaaactagTCTGTTTGGTTTCAGATCACTGTTCATTATGTTGGCAAGTTGAAAAAGAATGGAGAAGTAGTTGACTCTTGTGATGGTGGTCCTCCTTCTAAGTTCCGCTTAGGTATAACCATATGGAGATACAGCACTGTTACTGAGGTTTTTGTTTCCACTTTTTATTTACGCATATACTGCTTCTTGCAGGTCGGGGAAAAGTTATGGAGGGTTTGGATGCTGGTATTGATGGTAATGACATGGAACTTGCTTTTAAGTTTGTAATTGGATGTCTGTTATTACATTTATGATTGTATTTATTCTGTTTTTTGTTATCTGTGAATGATACACATTAATGATTATCAGGTATGCGAGTCGGTGGCAAACGAAGACTTGTTATCCCACCTTCAATGGCGTATGTTATTGAAATTTTGGCTTAATACTCTTCTTCCATTTCATTTTTTCTCATCTCACTTCTTTGCTATTAATGTTTTGCAGTTATGGGAGCAAAGGAGATGATAAAGATATACCACCAGACTCATGGCTGGTATACGATGTTGAGTTGGTGAAAGTTCAGTGATTGATTAATCCCACTGCTGTTGTGTACTAGCCTTGCATTTTCATGCGCAAATTGTTTTGAGATTTTTCCCCGTTCTCATCAATACGAGAGAAAATGATATCAAAGTCGGCAGAGTTTTGAAATGAGAGTTTGTGGCAACAGCCTCAACTTTTGTAATAGACATGGGATCTTACAGAGCAGAGCTTTTTGGCCTTCTGTCTTTTCATTGAACCACAGAAC
Protein-coding regions in this window:
- the LOC133715348 gene encoding peptidyl-prolyl cis-trans isomerase FKBP43-like, whose amino-acid sequence is MAFWGIEVKPGKPFTHKPDDSNGRLHISMATLGLGAATKRSILQCNVGNKSPVYLCALYPEKIECLQLHLEFDEADEVMFSVLGPRSVHLAGYYLGGRRPYNPDESESFGEDIADSETQRSVNSEDEKYDDSFIDDDDLEVFPSTPASDATDSDSCSEEEFLAKKKPQKEKARHRQLRKTYVISDSEVESENGDDDNHPISSLVKTKSSTVENAIQEMEEKVDKGTVDTSNKKAVDDFATESIRHADDVLVDGQLKRQLDLPVDLSSKVDLENGGKPKRKRKEWLQEEKTVEADVLNKEDEAQKNEAKAENRNQNGQLMAVNHSGAEMPDNLSLPSAEVGLGNSDKPKKKRKKRVEEKTAEVICTNPGNDIKEDEAKGDFCLDPPLKSEQNQKSAKDEGFGHDSHKLVDEPDEKKVKKKKKKKSKTQSHGETVNTDIALLSVEEKVTSPVENEANYVDAKSSEVRTVPSGLHIEELEAGEPNGKVATSGKKITVHYVGKLKKNGEVVDSCDGGPPSKFRLGRGKVMEGLDAGIDGMRVGGKRRLVIPPSMAYGSKGDDKDIPPDSWLVYDVELVKVQ